One genomic segment of Desulfocapsa sulfexigens DSM 10523 includes these proteins:
- the gap gene encoding type I glyceraldehyde-3-phosphate dehydrogenase codes for MTIKVGINGFGRIGRSIFRALAKDPAFADIEIAAINDLTDNATLAHLLKYDSVMGIYEPEVTSDDTGITVNGKHIPVSDHRDPADIPWGEAGVEYVAECTGLFRDAGSTQKHISAGARKVVISAPAKGDIKTFVMGVNEDEYDATIHHIVSNASCTTNCLAPFAKVILDNFGIKHGLMTTVHAYTGDQRLLDFPHSDLRRARAAAMSMIPTSTGAAAAVALVIPELKGKFDGLAVRVPTPNVSLVDAVMEVEQETTVPEVNQALKDAANRYLGYSDLPLVSIDYQGNPHSSVVDGQSTKVIGTTVKILSWYDNEWGYSNRMLDLILYMEANKAL; via the coding sequence ATGACAATTAAGGTAGGAATTAACGGTTTTGGTCGTATTGGAAGGAGCATCTTTCGTGCCCTGGCAAAGGATCCTGCTTTTGCAGATATCGAGATTGCGGCGATTAATGATCTGACGGATAATGCAACTCTTGCCCATCTTTTGAAGTATGATTCGGTAATGGGAATCTATGAACCGGAAGTTACGAGTGATGACACGGGAATTACTGTTAACGGAAAACATATTCCTGTTTCCGATCATCGTGATCCCGCTGATATCCCCTGGGGAGAAGCTGGCGTTGAGTATGTTGCCGAGTGTACGGGACTTTTTCGGGATGCTGGCAGTACCCAGAAACATATCAGTGCAGGGGCCCGTAAGGTTGTGATTTCGGCTCCAGCCAAGGGAGATATTAAAACCTTTGTCATGGGGGTGAATGAGGATGAGTACGATGCCACCATTCATCATATCGTGTCCAATGCCTCCTGTACCACCAACTGCCTGGCACCTTTTGCCAAGGTTATTCTTGATAACTTCGGTATTAAACATGGACTGATGACAACCGTACATGCCTACACCGGAGATCAGCGGCTTCTCGATTTTCCCCATTCCGATCTGCGTCGAGCGCGGGCTGCTGCAATGTCGATGATCCCCACCAGCACCGGGGCTGCTGCTGCTGTGGCACTTGTTATCCCAGAACTGAAGGGCAAGTTTGACGGTCTTGCTGTTCGGGTGCCGACTCCCAATGTTTCACTGGTTGACGCGGTAATGGAAGTGGAGCAGGAAACAACTGTTCCCGAGGTGAATCAGGCGTTGAAGGACGCTGCAAACCGTTATCTTGGATACTCTGATCTGCCTCTGGTTTCCATTGATTATCAGGGGAATCCCCATTCTTCGGTAGTTGATGGGCAGTCTACTAAAGTGATAGGTACCACCGTCAAGATACTGAGCTGGTATGATAACGAGTGGGGCTACTCGAACAGGATGTTAGATCTGATTTTGTATATGGAGGCAAACAAGGCTCTGTAA
- the acs gene encoding acetate--CoA ligase — MSSTDDKITSLLSEGRVFEPPVEGREAAAIGSLEEYKAIYKRSIEDPEGYWAERAEELVTWDKKWDTVLEADFDKPEFSWFKGGKMNVSYNCLDRHLENGRRNKAAIIWQGEPEEDVKVYTYQMLHTEVCRFANVLKKKGVKKGDRVSIYLPMIPELSIALLACARIGAMHSVVFAGFSSVALQSRIQDCEAKVLVTADAVIRAGKTIPLKPNADEALSECDTVKNCIVVKRGGNEVSMTEGRDTWWHDEVTADDIASTCEPESMDAEDILFILYTSGSTGKPKGVVHTTGGYLTYAMHTCQYVFDLKDNDVYWCTADIGWVTGHSYILYGPLGLGATSVMFEGVPTYPGPDRFWKIVEKFQVNIFYTAPTVIRALMRDGDGPTQRYDLSSLRILGSVGEPINPEAWMWYHVNIGKEKLPIVDTWWQTETGGIMISPLPYATPTKPGSASLPLPGIDVAIYTEEGGEASPNEGGHLVVRKPWPGMLRGVFGDPARYKKAYFSRYKDTYDPEDGARKDDDGYFWIMGRLDDVVNVSGHRLGTAEIESALVSHPQIAEAAVVGMPHPIKGQAVYAFVTPNTGVEQSPELLAELRTHVRKEIGPIATPDAIQYAPGLPKTRSGKIMRRVLRKIAANDFKDFGDTSTLADPSVVDDLINGKKALDKK, encoded by the coding sequence ATGAGTTCAACTGACGATAAAATCACAAGCCTGTTAAGCGAAGGAAGAGTTTTCGAGCCACCAGTCGAAGGGAGAGAGGCTGCTGCCATTGGAAGCCTTGAAGAATACAAAGCGATCTACAAGCGATCCATAGAAGATCCTGAAGGATACTGGGCAGAACGTGCCGAAGAGCTTGTGACTTGGGACAAGAAATGGGATACCGTGCTTGAAGCCGATTTCGACAAACCTGAGTTTAGTTGGTTTAAGGGTGGAAAGATGAACGTATCTTACAACTGCCTTGATCGTCATCTTGAAAATGGCCGCCGTAATAAGGCTGCTATTATCTGGCAGGGTGAACCTGAGGAAGATGTTAAGGTGTACACCTATCAGATGCTGCATACAGAAGTGTGTCGTTTTGCAAATGTTCTGAAGAAAAAGGGCGTGAAAAAGGGAGATCGGGTTTCCATCTATCTTCCCATGATTCCCGAGCTGTCCATTGCACTTCTTGCCTGTGCCCGAATCGGTGCCATGCACTCCGTCGTCTTTGCCGGTTTTTCTTCGGTTGCTCTGCAGAGTCGTATTCAGGATTGTGAAGCCAAGGTTCTGGTTACTGCTGATGCGGTAATTCGTGCCGGAAAAACCATTCCACTCAAGCCGAATGCCGATGAGGCCTTGAGCGAATGTGATACCGTTAAAAACTGTATTGTTGTGAAACGTGGCGGCAATGAAGTTTCCATGACAGAAGGACGTGACACCTGGTGGCACGATGAGGTTACAGCAGATGATATTGCCTCAACCTGTGAGCCTGAGTCCATGGATGCCGAGGATATCCTCTTCATTCTGTATACTTCTGGTTCCACGGGTAAGCCAAAGGGGGTTGTACACACCACAGGGGGCTATCTTACTTACGCCATGCATACCTGTCAGTATGTCTTTGATTTGAAAGATAATGATGTTTACTGGTGTACTGCTGATATCGGCTGGGTTACCGGTCATTCCTATATCCTTTACGGGCCTCTTGGACTTGGTGCTACTTCCGTTATGTTTGAAGGCGTTCCAACCTATCCCGGCCCGGATCGTTTTTGGAAGATTGTTGAAAAATTTCAGGTAAATATTTTCTACACAGCCCCCACCGTTATTCGTGCCCTCATGCGTGATGGTGACGGACCTACCCAGCGCTATGATCTCTCAAGCCTCCGTATCCTAGGTTCAGTTGGTGAGCCCATCAATCCAGAAGCCTGGATGTGGTACCATGTAAATATCGGTAAAGAGAAGCTGCCCATCGTTGATACCTGGTGGCAGACAGAGACCGGTGGCATCATGATTTCACCACTGCCCTATGCAACACCAACCAAACCCGGTTCAGCAAGTCTGCCCCTTCCCGGAATTGATGTGGCTATTTACACCGAAGAAGGAGGAGAAGCCAGCCCCAACGAAGGTGGTCACCTTGTTGTTCGTAAACCCTGGCCTGGAATGCTTCGTGGTGTATTTGGTGATCCTGCACGGTACAAAAAAGCCTATTTCAGTCGTTATAAGGATACCTACGATCCTGAAGATGGAGCGCGTAAGGATGATGACGGCTATTTCTGGATCATGGGACGTCTTGACGATGTTGTAAATGTTTCCGGTCATCGTTTGGGTACTGCAGAAATTGAGTCTGCCCTTGTCTCTCATCCACAGATTGCAGAGGCTGCTGTAGTTGGCATGCCCCATCCGATTAAGGGACAAGCCGTCTACGCATTTGTTACTCCAAACACCGGTGTTGAGCAATCTCCTGAGTTGCTTGCGGAATTGCGGACTCATGTACGAAAAGAGATTGGGCCAATTGCTACCCCGGATGCGATCCAGTATGCCCCAGGTCTGCCAAAGACCAGAAGTGGTAAAATCATGCGTCGTGTCCTGCGTAAGATTGCAGCAAATGACTTTAAGGATTTTGGAGACACCTCAACCCTTGCCGATCCTTCAGTTGTTGATGATCTGATTAATGGTAAGAAAGCATTGGATAAAAAATAA
- a CDS encoding YgaP-like transmembrane domain translates to MIVTDWIHTIAGFFILLTMALGVDCGSNPLFMHKYWLFGTAFVGLNLFQFGFTKFCPLGLILKALGVPVCRHK, encoded by the coding sequence ATGATAGTAACTGACTGGATTCACACCATAGCTGGATTTTTCATTCTACTGACAATGGCACTTGGTGTCGACTGTGGCAGTAATCCATTGTTCATGCACAAATACTGGCTGTTTGGAACTGCCTTTGTGGGCCTAAACTTATTTCAGTTTGGATTCACCAAATTCTGCCCATTAGGGCTGATTTTAAAGGCACTTGGCGTGCCTGTATGTCGCCATAAATAA
- a CDS encoding D-alanyl-D-alanine carboxypeptidase family protein, which produces MACHAPIFPGGGDSDGPNASNHINEALIKTFQTQYRYQIIQKQPIKIMQIKNYIILSTFIFVLTSQTSWAGRAAIKTVAAEPYASAVVIDADNGEVLFSRNADVAVYPASTLKLMVLLVILDQIEAGTLQLDEIVPVTVEAAKMGGSQVYLDSKEQFPLEELLYALMIQSANDAAVALASHVAGSKEAFIVLMNEKARELGMNSTTFHSVHGLPPAKGQEVDVTTARDFATLCQALSKRSQVFQYTGTRVRDFRGGEFIMRTHNHLLETLDGCDGFKTGYFTKAGFSIAATAKRNGVRLIAVVMGSKDRKVRDAQATALLNNAFAKIEPRPETTTTVPEPVVQDTLPPSTGKADPVPTEQLQEKTDATDDSGWGKFFLGVGGGILLCVAFNFFRIKKSSTGQRRRHKLS; this is translated from the coding sequence GTGGCATGCCATGCACCGATCTTCCCTGGAGGTGGGGATTCGGATGGCCCGAATGCAAGTAATCACATCAATGAAGCATTGATTAAAACTTTTCAAACCCAGTACAGATATCAGATTATCCAAAAACAACCTATTAAAATCATGCAAATAAAAAACTACATCATCCTCAGTACATTTATTTTTGTTCTTACCAGTCAAACATCATGGGCAGGACGTGCTGCGATTAAGACTGTGGCTGCCGAACCCTATGCATCTGCCGTTGTAATTGACGCAGATAATGGTGAGGTTCTTTTTTCCAGGAATGCAGACGTCGCAGTATATCCTGCAAGTACCCTGAAACTGATGGTTCTTCTTGTTATTCTTGATCAGATCGAAGCGGGAACGCTGCAGCTGGACGAGATAGTTCCAGTAACAGTGGAAGCAGCGAAAATGGGTGGTTCACAGGTATATCTTGACTCCAAAGAGCAGTTTCCCCTGGAAGAACTACTCTACGCTCTGATGATTCAATCGGCCAATGATGCAGCAGTTGCCCTGGCCAGCCATGTTGCTGGATCCAAAGAGGCCTTCATTGTTTTAATGAATGAGAAGGCCAGGGAGTTGGGTATGAACAGTACCACATTCCACTCCGTACACGGTTTACCACCGGCAAAAGGCCAGGAGGTTGATGTCACAACGGCAAGAGATTTTGCCACCCTCTGCCAGGCATTAAGTAAACGGTCACAAGTTTTTCAATATACAGGAACAAGAGTGAGAGACTTTCGTGGCGGTGAATTTATCATGCGCACCCACAACCATCTCCTCGAAACGCTTGACGGTTGTGACGGCTTTAAAACGGGGTACTTCACCAAGGCTGGCTTCTCCATCGCTGCCACGGCAAAACGAAATGGAGTTCGTCTTATTGCCGTTGTTATGGGAAGCAAGGATCGAAAAGTTAGAGATGCCCAAGCCACAGCACTCCTCAATAATGCCTTCGCAAAAATTGAACCGAGACCGGAAACAACAACGACTGTTCCAGAACCCGTTGTTCAAGATACCTTGCCACCCTCCACCGGCAAGGCCGACCCTGTACCTACAGAACAGCTTCAGGAAAAAACTGACGCAACGGACGACTCAGGCTGGGGAAAATTCTTTCTAGGAGTGGGGGGTGGTATTCTGCTCTGCGTAGCATTCAATTTCTTCCGGATAAAAAAAAGCAGCACAGGTCAGCGTAGGAGACATAAACTCTCATAA
- a CDS encoding PEP/pyruvate-binding domain-containing protein: MKPIANNIESDALKANLLETADEVVLDPELQLLLDVVSRYKGLHHTLENLLYEICHSYRNWNILIPQLRSFVLKNGNYYVRHEKGPEAFTLFGGLFVAAMKDSEKNSKLLSQIIESQVAWVAKMVSLFSVDDLYRFQSALNHYFEQLLELDDGESPIMMHIVQGQHPMKKLATSLLAFSDKGAAEFDYHPMAELMRAILVRNYDYWLHEEDPLPWFLSHCGDLCEDFHSGKLFSAISHKAMEKNKVAVTSIDTHTVPVDALRAILDLPAHVDIVRLYKEIPARLAQADEEELGKVKEQGLPLNRFAENQKLLFLFRIMDTRGLYLIHEETLREINRSLVQLIRLQNFEEIEEFLLTAFQLLKANVRKYPHTSLQCIQVLGGEVFQRKNGRMVEAFLWQAVRFGFQYANVMGVDEDWQPITNPAHLANIRVWLNLIMQEPKWCGTLFSALIINIRLSGTCVKDTDLFQRDITKLLNHPIEPVYNLTKQFTKLMPVFFNEIGAEGNLREVSTELDEIHKRRDLLIHFLRKQSHVESSNLIVDFIQAIFVFWLTKKKKVLQPFLPEEVYCEIALEGKFIDDLHTLALRIQKDLAFSASDDLLSWRQEERQNYLASQTDLPPAELRRFDLLVQMYQLLNQKYNLGLQELRSELENAAQEGFPETAELLATLENCGTIQCVEALLETLEGLKETILSPDTFEAREDIYYKRHIAVDIPSVYGRYREKKFDSLSLSFRLENLTNIFLERLPETVNLSIITQATFYSIVKCLKLYLRALRVDGISSRRLETYISLLESSLKIRRFSYTQYLDIFRGLSDGVKDVIYSYYTNIHQNNLSIVIPQIGANNLLTKYRSLWHDDDKTNSIHSLSEAFLRDLIATTFGLQHLDNFITRIIGTLESQRDILDERRLDLLMTYNPERAISELHKRNPYTHDLIHLGNKGYNLVVLNDDKKPVPPAFIITTEIFRCREVIYGFEKARDDFMQRVRESLTELERLTGRVFAAPRDPLLLSVRSGAAVSMPGMMATVHNVGTNEELIEEAAREYGDSYLAWDNYRRFLQSWAMTSGVPREEFQKLMNDAKEKYNVSLKGDFSPQQMKELALEYQRVVRRKGLGIPDDPWLQLVTAIEMVFDSWETDKASDYRKIMDVSDSWGTAVIVQAMVYGNKSQSSGSGVLFTAHPYRKVQRVALWGDYAYGDQGEDIVSGLVTSYPISVEQAQLDGRAVDKTLEVRYPDIYQELLSISRELVYDKRWNPQEIEFTFEGPDASQLFLLQTRDMITIKKQERFQVFADAVAVEKAYLGKGIGVSGSALSGRAVFTEENIRELRQSDPGTPLILIRSDTVPEDIKVIDMADGLLTSRGGQTSHASVVAVRLEKNCIVGCKHLKVYEVGKYCEIGDFVIKFGDPVSIDGRSGQVLSGIHETREEMHILPI, from the coding sequence ATGAAACCAATAGCAAATAATATCGAATCGGATGCACTTAAAGCTAACCTCTTGGAGACAGCTGACGAGGTGGTGCTCGATCCGGAATTGCAGCTTCTACTCGATGTGGTCAGCCGTTATAAGGGGCTTCATCATACTCTTGAAAATCTTCTGTATGAAATCTGTCATTCCTACCGAAACTGGAACATATTAATACCGCAGCTACGGAGTTTTGTTCTGAAAAACGGTAACTACTATGTGCGTCATGAAAAGGGTCCGGAGGCCTTTACACTGTTTGGTGGACTGTTTGTTGCCGCGATGAAGGACTCTGAGAAAAACAGTAAACTCCTTTCACAGATCATCGAATCACAGGTCGCCTGGGTGGCTAAGATGGTGAGCCTTTTTTCGGTGGACGATCTCTATCGTTTTCAATCTGCCCTCAATCATTATTTTGAACAGCTTCTGGAACTCGATGATGGGGAGAGTCCCATTATGATGCATATCGTTCAGGGGCAGCATCCCATGAAGAAGCTGGCTACCTCTTTGCTTGCTTTTAGTGATAAAGGGGCGGCTGAGTTTGATTACCATCCCATGGCGGAGCTTATGCGGGCGATCCTTGTCCGCAATTATGATTACTGGCTGCATGAGGAGGATCCGCTTCCGTGGTTTCTCAGTCATTGTGGAGATCTCTGTGAGGATTTTCATTCAGGAAAATTGTTTTCTGCCATCTCCCATAAGGCCATGGAGAAAAATAAAGTAGCTGTAACCAGCATCGATACTCATACTGTGCCTGTGGACGCATTACGAGCCATCCTGGACCTGCCGGCACACGTTGACATCGTTCGCCTCTATAAGGAAATTCCTGCAAGGCTTGCCCAGGCAGATGAAGAGGAACTTGGGAAGGTCAAAGAGCAGGGCCTGCCATTGAATCGATTTGCTGAAAATCAGAAACTGCTGTTTCTTTTTCGGATCATGGATACCAGGGGACTCTATCTGATCCATGAAGAGACTCTGCGTGAGATCAATCGATCGCTTGTTCAACTTATCAGGCTCCAGAACTTTGAGGAGATTGAAGAGTTTCTTCTCACTGCCTTTCAACTGTTGAAGGCAAATGTCAGGAAATATCCCCATACGTCCCTCCAGTGCATTCAGGTACTTGGCGGGGAGGTCTTTCAACGGAAAAACGGACGGATGGTTGAGGCCTTTCTCTGGCAGGCGGTTCGTTTTGGCTTCCAATATGCTAACGTCATGGGGGTGGACGAAGATTGGCAACCCATAACCAATCCGGCCCATCTGGCAAATATCAGGGTCTGGTTGAATCTGATTATGCAGGAACCCAAATGGTGCGGTACTCTCTTTTCTGCACTTATCATCAATATTAGACTCTCAGGAACCTGCGTTAAGGATACAGACCTTTTTCAGCGCGATATCACCAAGCTGCTCAATCATCCCATTGAGCCGGTATATAATCTCACCAAACAATTTACCAAGCTTATGCCTGTTTTTTTTAATGAAATCGGTGCAGAGGGAAATCTGAGGGAGGTGTCCACCGAGCTTGACGAGATCCATAAGCGCAGGGATTTGCTGATTCATTTTCTTCGTAAGCAGAGTCATGTGGAGAGTTCAAATCTGATTGTTGATTTTATTCAGGCAATTTTTGTGTTCTGGCTGACCAAAAAGAAAAAAGTTCTTCAGCCTTTTCTTCCAGAAGAGGTGTACTGTGAGATAGCACTGGAAGGAAAATTCATTGATGATCTGCACACCCTGGCATTACGTATTCAAAAGGATCTTGCTTTTTCTGCAAGTGATGACCTTCTCTCCTGGAGACAGGAAGAACGACAGAACTACCTGGCGTCACAAACGGACCTTCCTCCTGCCGAGCTGCGGCGCTTTGATTTACTTGTCCAGATGTACCAACTTCTCAATCAGAAATATAACCTTGGCCTTCAAGAACTCCGTTCTGAGCTTGAAAATGCGGCCCAAGAGGGTTTCCCGGAGACGGCTGAATTGCTCGCTACACTAGAGAATTGTGGAACGATTCAGTGTGTGGAAGCCTTGCTCGAGACTCTCGAGGGACTGAAAGAAACAATTCTTTCACCTGATACCTTTGAGGCAAGGGAGGATATCTATTACAAACGGCATATTGCCGTTGATATCCCATCGGTTTATGGCAGATATCGTGAAAAGAAGTTTGACAGTCTCTCCTTAAGTTTCCGTCTCGAAAATCTTACTAATATTTTCCTGGAACGCTTGCCAGAAACGGTGAACCTGTCAATTATTACCCAAGCGACATTCTATAGTATTGTTAAGTGTTTGAAGCTCTATCTTCGGGCTCTTCGAGTGGATGGTATCTCCTCAAGACGGCTGGAAACCTATATTTCACTTCTTGAAAGTTCGTTGAAGATAAGGCGTTTTTCCTATACCCAGTATCTTGATATTTTTCGTGGTCTTTCCGATGGGGTTAAGGATGTCATCTATTCCTATTACACGAATATTCATCAAAACAATCTTTCCATAGTTATCCCGCAAATCGGGGCCAATAATCTGCTCACAAAATACAGGTCCCTCTGGCATGATGATGATAAGACAAATTCAATTCATAGCCTTTCGGAGGCTTTTTTAAGGGATCTGATAGCGACAACCTTTGGTCTCCAGCATCTCGATAATTTTATAACCAGAATCATTGGGACTCTGGAGAGTCAGAGGGATATTCTTGATGAACGTCGTCTCGATCTACTCATGACCTATAATCCGGAACGTGCGATATCCGAGCTTCACAAAAGGAATCCCTATACGCACGATCTGATTCATCTGGGGAATAAGGGATACAATCTCGTTGTACTGAACGATGATAAAAAACCGGTTCCACCAGCGTTTATCATTACCACTGAGATTTTTCGCTGTCGGGAAGTTATTTATGGTTTTGAGAAGGCACGCGATGATTTTATGCAGCGTGTCCGGGAGTCACTTACTGAGCTTGAAAGATTGACAGGACGTGTTTTCGCAGCACCCAGGGATCCACTTTTACTCTCGGTTCGCAGTGGCGCTGCTGTGTCAATGCCGGGCATGATGGCAACGGTTCATAATGTGGGGACCAATGAGGAGTTGATAGAAGAAGCGGCCAGGGAATATGGCGATTCCTATCTGGCCTGGGACAACTACCGGCGTTTTCTTCAATCCTGGGCCATGACCTCGGGTGTTCCGAGGGAAGAGTTTCAGAAACTTATGAACGATGCCAAGGAAAAGTATAATGTTAGTCTCAAGGGAGATTTCTCCCCACAGCAGATGAAGGAGTTGGCACTTGAATATCAGAGGGTGGTTCGCAGGAAAGGTTTGGGTATTCCGGATGACCCATGGTTGCAGCTTGTAACGGCAATTGAGATGGTTTTCGATTCCTGGGAGACGGATAAAGCATCGGATTATCGAAAAATAATGGATGTTTCTGACTCATGGGGAACTGCTGTGATTGTGCAGGCGATGGTGTATGGAAACAAGAGCCAGTCCTCGGGTTCCGGGGTCCTCTTTACTGCCCATCCCTATCGCAAGGTTCAGCGCGTGGCGCTCTGGGGTGATTATGCCTATGGAGATCAGGGTGAAGATATCGTCTCGGGATTGGTGACCAGTTATCCCATCTCAGTGGAGCAGGCTCAACTCGATGGCAGAGCTGTGGATAAGACGCTTGAAGTGCGATATCCTGATATTTATCAGGAACTACTGAGCATTTCACGAGAGCTGGTCTATGATAAACGCTGGAATCCGCAGGAAATTGAGTTTACCTTTGAAGGGCCAGATGCCAGTCAGCTTTTTCTCCTGCAGACCCGCGACATGATAACCATTAAAAAGCAGGAGCGCTTCCAGGTTTTTGCAGACGCGGTGGCTGTGGAGAAGGCGTATCTTGGTAAAGGTATAGGGGTTTCCGGTTCTGCACTCTCGGGTCGGGCGGTGTTTACAGAAGAAAATATTCGGGAACTCAGGCAGAGCGACCCTGGTACACCACTTATTCTGATTCGATCTGATACGGTGCCGGAAGACATAAAGGTCATCGACATGGCAGATGGATTACTTACATCCAGAGGGGGGCAGACCTCGCATGCATCGGTGGTGGCGGTTCGTCTTGAAAAAAACTGCATTGTTGGTTGTAAGCATTTAAAAGTATATGAAGTAGGGAAATATTGTGAAATTGGAGATTTTGTGATTAAATTTGGTGATCCTGTTTCTATTGATGGTCGTAGCGGTCAGGTGCTGAGCGGAATACATGAAACCCGTGAGGAAATGCATATCCTGCCAATTTAA
- a CDS encoding ArsR/SmtB family transcription factor, with the protein MENEQIDAMSKLLKSMSHPIRLKILCLLQDNEMSVGDIREEVKTTNANVSQHLNILRSQGIIDYRKDANFIYNRIQDPRIIELMGKMQALFCPSMK; encoded by the coding sequence ATGGAAAACGAACAAATTGATGCCATGTCCAAACTCCTGAAATCCATGTCCCACCCCATACGCTTGAAAATTCTCTGCCTGCTACAGGATAATGAAATGTCCGTTGGTGATATCAGAGAAGAAGTAAAAACAACCAATGCTAATGTTTCCCAACACTTGAACATCCTTCGCAGTCAGGGGATCATCGATTATCGCAAGGATGCTAACTTCATATATAACCGTATTCAGGATCCAAGAATTATTGAATTGATGGGTAAAATGCAGGCGCTGTTCTGTCCTAGTATGAAATAA